From Paenibacillus polymyxa, the proteins below share one genomic window:
- a CDS encoding helix-turn-helix domain-containing protein — protein sequence MSELLELVGTRIRDIRKSKGLSQEALAEKAGFNSSYIGFIERAERNISLKNLEKIAKALNVGVYQLLTYVKENDELTEEDSSIKAILSLLRTRETKDTELALKILTDIFIRMDER from the coding sequence ATGTCAGAACTATTAGAATTAGTCGGTACACGTATTCGAGATATTCGAAAGTCTAAAGGGCTTTCCCAAGAAGCTTTAGCCGAAAAAGCAGGTTTCAATTCGAGTTATATTGGTTTCATCGAGCGTGCGGAGAGAAATATATCTTTGAAAAATCTGGAGAAAATAGCGAAGGCATTGAACGTGGGCGTCTATCAATTGCTTACATATGTGAAGGAAAATGATGAGCTTACCGAAGAAGATTCGAGTATAAAAGCCATTTTGTCTCTCCTAAGAACTCGTGAAACCAAAGATACTGAGCTGGCCTTAAAGATTCTTACGGATATATTTATTAGAATGGATGAACGATGA
- the hcp gene encoding hydroxylamine reductase translates to MFCYQCEQTPSGGCKVIGVCGKNETVASLQDTMIFALKGIAAYATHARQLGYTDPEVDRITHEALYMTLTNSNFNVQEHLEMAMKVGNAAVRIMDVLDRAHTDRFGIPQPITVSQNKIEGQCIVVTGHNLYALEELLRQTEGKGINIYTHSEMLPAHGYPALKKYAHLKGNIGKAWYDQRRLFEEFPGAILATTNCVMPIKGTYADRFFSYEVAGLEGVAKIVNDDFSPLIERALALPAADVDSEQVLTTGYHHETVIGLAPEIIQAVKDGHIRRFFVIAGCDAPGKGGNYYRELATSLPNDTVILTTSCGKFRFNDVDYGTVGDTGIPRYIDLGQCNNSGSTVKIALALADAFGCTVNELPVSIVLSWFEQKAVAILLGLFSLGIQDIRIGPKPPEFISSGVLDVLVEMFGLKLITTAEEDMKAMLALS, encoded by the coding sequence ATGTTTTGTTATCAGTGTGAACAGACGCCGAGTGGCGGGTGTAAAGTCATTGGGGTGTGCGGAAAAAATGAGACAGTAGCGAGCTTGCAGGATACAATGATTTTTGCATTAAAAGGGATTGCTGCCTATGCCACACATGCACGTCAGTTGGGATATACCGATCCTGAGGTGGATCGGATCACGCATGAAGCGTTATATATGACCTTAACCAATTCTAACTTTAATGTACAAGAGCATTTGGAAATGGCGATGAAGGTCGGAAATGCAGCTGTACGGATCATGGATGTGCTGGATCGTGCGCATACGGATCGTTTTGGCATTCCACAGCCGATTACCGTCAGCCAAAATAAAATCGAAGGTCAATGCATCGTCGTGACCGGACATAATCTGTACGCGCTGGAAGAATTACTGCGTCAGACCGAAGGAAAGGGCATCAATATCTACACTCACTCGGAGATGCTGCCTGCCCACGGTTATCCGGCGTTGAAGAAATATGCACATCTCAAGGGCAATATCGGCAAGGCCTGGTACGATCAACGCAGATTGTTCGAGGAATTCCCAGGGGCGATTCTTGCTACGACGAACTGTGTTATGCCGATTAAAGGCACATATGCAGACCGCTTCTTCTCTTATGAAGTAGCAGGGCTGGAGGGTGTTGCCAAAATTGTGAACGACGATTTCTCTCCACTGATTGAACGCGCGTTGGCTCTGCCAGCCGCAGATGTAGACTCTGAACAAGTGCTTACGACAGGATACCATCATGAGACGGTCATCGGGCTGGCACCTGAGATCATTCAGGCAGTCAAAGACGGACATATCCGCCGTTTCTTCGTCATCGCGGGCTGTGACGCACCAGGCAAAGGCGGCAACTATTACCGCGAGCTGGCTACATCCTTGCCGAACGACACGGTTATTCTGACCACGTCTTGTGGTAAATTCCGCTTTAATGACGTGGACTACGGCACCGTTGGAGATACTGGCATTCCACGTTATATTGATTTGGGGCAATGCAACAATTCCGGTTCTACTGTGAAAATCGCTCTGGCTTTAGCGGATGCTTTTGGTTGTACGGTGAATGAGCTGCCTGTCAGCATTGTGCTGTCCTGGTTTGAGCAAAAAGCAGTTGCCATCCTGCTAGGCTTGTTCAGCCTTGGCATCCAGGATATTCGCATTGGGCCAAAGCCGCCTGAGTTTATTTCTTCGGGTGTACTGGATGTACTGGTGGAGATGTTTGGCTTGAAGCTAATTACGACCGCAGAGGAAGATATGAAAGCGATGCTGGCGTTGTCGTAA
- a CDS encoding response regulator, translating into MTKSKGTDNATTASLIDQAIPEVSIATAKRYQVLIADDEPIIREGIRDCLDWTALGMEVVAEAEDGEEALELVGQLSIDIVLVDMNMPFMDGIELIRRLREGRSECRCLIISGHDEFAYAQEAVRLGVEDYILKPVNADQLHAALSRLRQRLDEEHKRAAYVEQAAGQIERNIPLLRQRFCLEWLEGQHTGKDVMEQLAFLRLPSRPPVQIGAVRWPAAEARQTIMRENDRQLFLFAAENIIGELLEDRSHVLFRDANGLIGICLWQEAPETIGASIEQAIGGYLNIAVHTHVESNEGGLEGAINAYRVSRDRVYGEAQLSPIVRRARQLIQEGYADRELTLEALASRLQVSAVYLSRVLKKELNDSFVTLVTRARIRKAVQLLDSTTLSVLDIAERTGYDSQHYFSTAFKKTMGVSPVQYRKGGGIQENSSE; encoded by the coding sequence ATGACGAAATCCAAGGGAACAGACAACGCGACAACGGCGAGTCTGATTGACCAAGCCATACCAGAAGTAAGCATAGCCACGGCTAAACGTTATCAAGTATTGATCGCAGATGATGAGCCGATCATTCGTGAGGGGATTCGGGACTGCCTAGACTGGACGGCTCTGGGCATGGAGGTTGTAGCAGAGGCCGAGGACGGTGAAGAAGCGCTGGAACTGGTTGGTCAGCTTAGCATCGACATCGTGCTGGTCGATATGAATATGCCATTCATGGATGGAATTGAACTGATTCGGCGGCTGCGGGAAGGACGCTCGGAGTGCCGTTGCCTGATCATTTCCGGGCATGATGAATTTGCTTATGCACAGGAAGCTGTCCGGCTTGGCGTAGAAGATTATATTCTGAAGCCGGTAAATGCGGATCAGCTTCACGCTGCATTGTCACGGCTTCGTCAGCGACTGGACGAGGAGCACAAACGCGCCGCCTATGTAGAACAAGCTGCCGGGCAGATTGAACGGAATATTCCGCTGCTGCGTCAGCGGTTTTGTCTGGAATGGCTGGAAGGACAGCACACGGGAAAAGACGTCATGGAGCAGTTGGCGTTTTTACGTCTTCCATCCCGGCCACCTGTTCAAATCGGCGCGGTACGGTGGCCTGCAGCAGAAGCACGGCAGACGATTATGCGTGAGAATGACCGCCAGTTGTTTCTTTTCGCCGCTGAAAATATTATTGGCGAACTGCTGGAGGACCGATCGCATGTGTTGTTTCGCGATGCGAACGGGCTGATCGGCATATGCCTGTGGCAGGAGGCACCCGAGACGATCGGCGCTTCTATAGAGCAGGCCATTGGAGGCTACCTGAATATAGCGGTTCACACCCATGTGGAGTCCAACGAGGGTGGGCTGGAAGGCGCAATCAATGCGTACCGGGTGAGCCGGGATCGGGTGTACGGTGAAGCGCAGCTATCTCCCATCGTACGCCGGGCACGGCAGCTTATTCAGGAAGGTTATGCCGATCGCGAGCTGACGCTGGAAGCTCTTGCCTCGCGGCTACAGGTATCGGCTGTATATCTTAGCCGTGTGCTCAAAAAGGAGCTCAACGACAGCTTCGTGACCCTCGTCACGCGTGCCCGTATCCGCAAAGCAGTGCAGCTACTGGACTCTACGACGTTGTCTGTGCTTGATATAGCAGAACGTACGGGATACGATAGTCAGCACTATTTTAGCACTGCTTTTAAAAAAACCATGGGCGTGTCGCCTGTGCAGTACCGTAAGGGCGGGGGAATTCAGGAAAATTCGTCGGAATAG